Proteins from a genomic interval of Gadus morhua chromosome 21, gadMor3.0, whole genome shotgun sequence:
- the LOC115534354 gene encoding L-rhamnose-binding lectin SML-like — MLSSLLRSALVLAAVCCLTYAESVITCGEKIQRLSCDQGVVSVLTVFYGRKNRQTCEEAIDKDKLENTECSKTGAFEALANRCNGKKVCEVDKEIFSDPCPETYKYIQTTYTCLPAHHVVACEDSEVKLSCDSGQTIALIGAFYGRTDRTTCIYGVPDGQFNNITCSTPTANQVVTERCKGKSNCNFHAKNSMFGDDPCKGTYKYLELAYMCKCPL, encoded by the exons ATGCTCAGCTCTCTCCTGCGCTCAGCGCTCG TGTTGGCGGCAGTCTGCTGTCTTACATATGcag AGAGCGTCATCACTTGTGGGGAGAAGATACAGCGACTGAGTTGTG ATCAAGGAGTGGTCAGTGTGCTCACAGTGTTCTACGGACGGAAAAACAGACAGACCTGCGAGGAAGCCATAGATAAAGACAAGCTGGAAAACACTGAATGCTCTAAAACAGGCGCTTTCGAAGCCCTTGCTAACAG GTGTAACGGTAAGAAAGTCTGTGAGGTGGACAAAGAGATCTTCAGTGACCCCTGCCCTGAGACCTACAAATACATCCAAACCACGTACACCTGCCTCCCTGCAC ATCATGTCGTCGCTTGTGAGGATTCGGAGGTGAAACTCTCCTGTG ACAGCGGCCAGACGATAGCGCTCATTGGAGCGTTCTATGGGCGCACCGACCGAACCACCTGCATATACGGTGTTCCTGACGGGCAATTCAATAACATCACCTGCTCTACTCCTACTGCGAACCAAGTTGTAACTGAAAG GTGCAAGGGTAAAAGCAATTGTAATTTCCATGCTAAAAACTCAATGTTTGGAGATGATCCCTGCAAAGGAACCTACAAGTACCTGGAACTGGCTTACATGTGCAAAT